A stretch of the Macaca mulatta isolate MMU2019108-1 chromosome 16, T2T-MMU8v2.0, whole genome shotgun sequence genome encodes the following:
- the CD300LG gene encoding CMRF35-like molecule 9 isoform X3, producing the protein MRLLVLIWGCLVLPGYEALEGPKEISRFEGDTVSLRCTYREELRDHRKYWCRKGGLLFPRCSGTIYAGKEGQETTEGRVSIHDNRQELSLIVTLWNLTLQDAGKYWCGVEKRGPDESLLISLFVFPASPGLYPAGTTAKQGKTGAEATPFPGTSRYGHKRTSQYAATSPHAATSPPAGSSRPPKQLDSTSAEDASPALSSGSSKPRVSIPMVRILAPVLVLLSLLSAAGLIAFSSHLLLWRKEARQDMETQRNEKVYLSHLMKKYRLGFADAAAEESPVLLAMINPTVFFDIAVDGEPLGRVSFELFADKVPKTAENFRALSTGEKGFGYKGSCFHRIIPGFMGQGGDFTRHNGTGGKSIYGEKFEDENFILKHTGPGILSMANAGPNTNGSQFFICTAKTEWLDGKHVVFGKVKEGMNIVEAMERFGSRNGKTSKKITIADCGQLE; encoded by the exons ATGCGGCTTCTGGTCCTGATATGGGGTTGCCTGGTGCTCCCAG GTTATGAAGCCCTGGAGGGCCCGAAGGAAATCAGTAGGTTCGAAGGGGACACTGTGTCCCTGCGGTGCACCTATAGGGAAGAGCTGAGGGACCACCGGAAGTACTGGTGCAGGAAGGGTGGGCTCCTCTTCCCTCGCTGCTCTGGCACCATCTATGCGGGAAAAGAAGGCCAGGAGACGACAGAGGGCAGGGTGTCCATCCATGACAACCGCCAGGAGCTCTCGCTAATTGTGACACTGTGGAACCTCACCCTACAAGACGCTGGGAAGTACTGGTGTGGGGTCGAAAAACGGGGCCCCGATGAGTCTTTACTGATATCTCTGTTCGTCTTTCCAG CTTCTCCTGGGCTCTACCCAGCAGGAACCACAGCCAAGCAGGGGAAGACAGGGGCTGAGGCCACTCCATTCCCAGGGACTTCCCGGTACGGGCACAAAAGAACTTCTCAGTACGCAGCAACCTCTCCTCATGCAGCGACCTCTCCTCCTGCAGGGAGCTCCCGCCCCCCAAAGCAGCTGGACTCCACCTCAGCAGAGGATGCCAGTCCAGCTCTCAGCAGCGGCAGCTCTAAGCCCAG GGTGTCCATCCCAATGGTCCGCATACTGGCCCCAGTCCTGGTGCTGCTGAGCCTTCTGTCAGCCGCAGGCCTGATCGCCTTCAGCAGCCACCTGCTCCTGTGGAGAAAGGAAG CTCGACAGGACATGGAGACACAGAGGAATGAGAAGGTCTACCTCTCACACTTG atgaagaaatacaGGCTCGGCTTTGCAGACGCTGCCGCCGAGGAAAGTCCTGTACTACTAGCCATGATCAACCCTACCGTGTTCTTCGACATTGCCGTCGACGGCGAGCCCTTGGGCCGCGTCTCCTTCGAGCTGTTTGCAGACAAGgttccaaagacagcagaaaattttcgtgctctgagcactggagagaaaggatttggttataagggttcctgctttcacagaattattccagggtttatgggtcagggtggtgacttcacacgccataatggcactggtggcaagtccatctatggggagaaatttgaagatgagaacttcatcctaaagcatacaggtcctggcatcttgtccatggcaaatgctggacccaacacaaatggttcccagtttttcatctgcactgccaagactgagtggttggatggcaagcatgtggtctttggcaaagtgaaagaaggcatgaaTATTGTGGAGGCCATGGAGCGCTTTGGGTCCAGGAATGGCAAGACCAGCAAGAAGATCACCATTGCTGACTGTGGACAACTTGAATAA
- the CD300LG gene encoding CMRF35-like molecule 9 isoform X11, which translates to MRLLVLIWGCLVLPGYEALEGPKEISRFEGDTVSLRCTYREELRDHRKYWCRKGGLLFPRCSGTIYAGKEGQETTEGRVSIHDNRQELSLIVTLWNLTLQDAGKYWCGVEKRGPDESLLISLFVFPASPGLYPAGTTAKQGKTGAEATPFPGTSRYGHKRTSQYAATSPHAATSPPAGSSRPPKQLDSTSAEDASPALSSGSSKPRVSIPMVRILAPVLVLLSLLSAAGLIAFSSHLLLWRKEARQDMETQRNEKVYLSHLNSLMFSLSLPWI; encoded by the exons ATGCGGCTTCTGGTCCTGATATGGGGTTGCCTGGTGCTCCCAG GTTATGAAGCCCTGGAGGGCCCGAAGGAAATCAGTAGGTTCGAAGGGGACACTGTGTCCCTGCGGTGCACCTATAGGGAAGAGCTGAGGGACCACCGGAAGTACTGGTGCAGGAAGGGTGGGCTCCTCTTCCCTCGCTGCTCTGGCACCATCTATGCGGGAAAAGAAGGCCAGGAGACGACAGAGGGCAGGGTGTCCATCCATGACAACCGCCAGGAGCTCTCGCTAATTGTGACACTGTGGAACCTCACCCTACAAGACGCTGGGAAGTACTGGTGTGGGGTCGAAAAACGGGGCCCCGATGAGTCTTTACTGATATCTCTGTTCGTCTTTCCAG CTTCTCCTGGGCTCTACCCAGCAGGAACCACAGCCAAGCAGGGGAAGACAGGGGCTGAGGCCACTCCATTCCCAGGGACTTCCCGGTACGGGCACAAAAGAACTTCTCAGTACGCAGCAACCTCTCCTCATGCAGCGACCTCTCCTCCTGCAGGGAGCTCCCGCCCCCCAAAGCAGCTGGACTCCACCTCAGCAGAGGATGCCAGTCCAGCTCTCAGCAGCGGCAGCTCTAAGCCCAG GGTGTCCATCCCAATGGTCCGCATACTGGCCCCAGTCCTGGTGCTGCTGAGCCTTCTGTCAGCCGCAGGCCTGATCGCCTTCAGCAGCCACCTGCTCCTGTGGAGAAAGGAAG CTCGACAGGACATGGAGACACAGAGGAATGAGAAGGTCTACCTCTCACACTTG AACTCCCTGATGTTTTCTCTGAGCCTTCCTTGGATCTGA
- the CD300LG gene encoding CMRF35-like molecule 9 isoform X13, whose product MRLLVLIWGCLVLPGYEALEGPKEISRFEGDTVSLRCTYREELRDHRKYWCRKGGLLFPRCSGTIYAGKEGQETTEGRVSIHDNRQELSLIVTLWNLTLQDAGKYWCGVEKRGPDESLLISLFVFPGSSRPPKQLDSTSAEDASPALSSGSSKPRVSIPMVRILAPVLVLLSLLSAAGLIAFSSHLLLWRKEARQDMETQRNEKVYLSHLAPSFHASFYNYRTSELDPEEAFEISSPTFLSD is encoded by the exons ATGCGGCTTCTGGTCCTGATATGGGGTTGCCTGGTGCTCCCAG GTTATGAAGCCCTGGAGGGCCCGAAGGAAATCAGTAGGTTCGAAGGGGACACTGTGTCCCTGCGGTGCACCTATAGGGAAGAGCTGAGGGACCACCGGAAGTACTGGTGCAGGAAGGGTGGGCTCCTCTTCCCTCGCTGCTCTGGCACCATCTATGCGGGAAAAGAAGGCCAGGAGACGACAGAGGGCAGGGTGTCCATCCATGACAACCGCCAGGAGCTCTCGCTAATTGTGACACTGTGGAACCTCACCCTACAAGACGCTGGGAAGTACTGGTGTGGGGTCGAAAAACGGGGCCCCGATGAGTCTTTACTGATATCTCTGTTCGTCTTTCCAG GGAGCTCCCGCCCCCCAAAGCAGCTGGACTCCACCTCAGCAGAGGATGCCAGTCCAGCTCTCAGCAGCGGCAGCTCTAAGCCCAG GGTGTCCATCCCAATGGTCCGCATACTGGCCCCAGTCCTGGTGCTGCTGAGCCTTCTGTCAGCCGCAGGCCTGATCGCCTTCAGCAGCCACCTGCTCCTGTGGAGAAAGGAAG CTCGACAGGACATGGAGACACAGAGGAATGAGAAGGTCTACCTCTCACACTTG GCGCCTTCTTTCCATGCCTCCTTTTATAATTACAGAACATCGGAGCTAGATCCAGAGGAAGCCTTTGAGATCTCTAGCCCAACCTTTCTCTCGGATTAA
- the CD300LG gene encoding CMRF35-like molecule 9 isoform X1, which translates to MRLLVLIWGCLVLPGYEALEGPKEISRFEGDTVSLRCTYREELRDHRKYWCRKGGLLFPRCSGTIYAGKEGQETTEGRVSIHDNRQELSLIVTLWNLTLQDAGKYWCGVEKRGPDESLLISLFVFPGPCCPPSPSPTFQLLATTRLQPKAKTQQTQPPGLTSPGLYPAGTTAKQGKTGAEATPFPGTSRYGHKRTSQYAATSPHAATSPPAGSSRPPKQLDSTSAEDASPALSSGSSKPRVSIPMVRILAPVLVLLSLLSAAGLIAFSSHLLLWRKEARQDMETQRNEKVYLSHLMKKYRLGFADAAAEESPVLLAMINPTVFFDIAVDGEPLGRVSFELFADKVPKTAENFRALSTGEKGFGYKGSCFHRIIPGFMGQGGDFTRHNGTGGKSIYGEKFEDENFILKHTGPGILSMANAGPNTNGSQFFICTAKTEWLDGKHVVFGKVKEGMNIVEAMERFGSRNGKTSKKITIADCGQLE; encoded by the exons ATGCGGCTTCTGGTCCTGATATGGGGTTGCCTGGTGCTCCCAG GTTATGAAGCCCTGGAGGGCCCGAAGGAAATCAGTAGGTTCGAAGGGGACACTGTGTCCCTGCGGTGCACCTATAGGGAAGAGCTGAGGGACCACCGGAAGTACTGGTGCAGGAAGGGTGGGCTCCTCTTCCCTCGCTGCTCTGGCACCATCTATGCGGGAAAAGAAGGCCAGGAGACGACAGAGGGCAGGGTGTCCATCCATGACAACCGCCAGGAGCTCTCGCTAATTGTGACACTGTGGAACCTCACCCTACAAGACGCTGGGAAGTACTGGTGTGGGGTCGAAAAACGGGGCCCCGATGAGTCTTTACTGATATCTCTGTTCGTCTTTCCAG GACCCTGctgtcctccctccccttctcccacctTCCAGCTTCTGGCTACAACACGCCTGCAGCCCAAGGCAAAAACTCAGCAAACCCAGCCCCCAggattga CTTCTCCTGGGCTCTACCCAGCAGGAACCACAGCCAAGCAGGGGAAGACAGGGGCTGAGGCCACTCCATTCCCAGGGACTTCCCGGTACGGGCACAAAAGAACTTCTCAGTACGCAGCAACCTCTCCTCATGCAGCGACCTCTCCTCCTGCAGGGAGCTCCCGCCCCCCAAAGCAGCTGGACTCCACCTCAGCAGAGGATGCCAGTCCAGCTCTCAGCAGCGGCAGCTCTAAGCCCAG GGTGTCCATCCCAATGGTCCGCATACTGGCCCCAGTCCTGGTGCTGCTGAGCCTTCTGTCAGCCGCAGGCCTGATCGCCTTCAGCAGCCACCTGCTCCTGTGGAGAAAGGAAG CTCGACAGGACATGGAGACACAGAGGAATGAGAAGGTCTACCTCTCACACTTG atgaagaaatacaGGCTCGGCTTTGCAGACGCTGCCGCCGAGGAAAGTCCTGTACTACTAGCCATGATCAACCCTACCGTGTTCTTCGACATTGCCGTCGACGGCGAGCCCTTGGGCCGCGTCTCCTTCGAGCTGTTTGCAGACAAGgttccaaagacagcagaaaattttcgtgctctgagcactggagagaaaggatttggttataagggttcctgctttcacagaattattccagggtttatgggtcagggtggtgacttcacacgccataatggcactggtggcaagtccatctatggggagaaatttgaagatgagaacttcatcctaaagcatacaggtcctggcatcttgtccatggcaaatgctggacccaacacaaatggttcccagtttttcatctgcactgccaagactgagtggttggatggcaagcatgtggtctttggcaaagtgaaagaaggcatgaaTATTGTGGAGGCCATGGAGCGCTTTGGGTCCAGGAATGGCAAGACCAGCAAGAAGATCACCATTGCTGACTGTGGACAACTTGAATAA
- the CD300LG gene encoding CMRF35-like molecule 9 isoform X9, whose protein sequence is MRLLVLIWGCLVLPGYEALEGPKEISRFEGDTVSLRCTYREELRDHRKYWCRKGGLLFPRCSGTIYAGKEGQETTEGRVSIHDNRQELSLIVTLWNLTLQDAGKYWCGVEKRGPDESLLISLFVFPGPCCPPSPSPTFQLLATTRLQPKAKTQQTQPPGLTSPGLYPAGTTAKQGKTGAEATPFPGTSRYGHKRTSQYAATSPHAATSPPAGSSRPPKQLDSTSAEDASPALSSGSSKPRVSIPMVRILAPVLVLLSLLSAAGLIAFSSHLLLWRKEARQDMETQRNEKVYLSHLNSLMFSLSLPWI, encoded by the exons ATGCGGCTTCTGGTCCTGATATGGGGTTGCCTGGTGCTCCCAG GTTATGAAGCCCTGGAGGGCCCGAAGGAAATCAGTAGGTTCGAAGGGGACACTGTGTCCCTGCGGTGCACCTATAGGGAAGAGCTGAGGGACCACCGGAAGTACTGGTGCAGGAAGGGTGGGCTCCTCTTCCCTCGCTGCTCTGGCACCATCTATGCGGGAAAAGAAGGCCAGGAGACGACAGAGGGCAGGGTGTCCATCCATGACAACCGCCAGGAGCTCTCGCTAATTGTGACACTGTGGAACCTCACCCTACAAGACGCTGGGAAGTACTGGTGTGGGGTCGAAAAACGGGGCCCCGATGAGTCTTTACTGATATCTCTGTTCGTCTTTCCAG GACCCTGctgtcctccctccccttctcccacctTCCAGCTTCTGGCTACAACACGCCTGCAGCCCAAGGCAAAAACTCAGCAAACCCAGCCCCCAggattga CTTCTCCTGGGCTCTACCCAGCAGGAACCACAGCCAAGCAGGGGAAGACAGGGGCTGAGGCCACTCCATTCCCAGGGACTTCCCGGTACGGGCACAAAAGAACTTCTCAGTACGCAGCAACCTCTCCTCATGCAGCGACCTCTCCTCCTGCAGGGAGCTCCCGCCCCCCAAAGCAGCTGGACTCCACCTCAGCAGAGGATGCCAGTCCAGCTCTCAGCAGCGGCAGCTCTAAGCCCAG GGTGTCCATCCCAATGGTCCGCATACTGGCCCCAGTCCTGGTGCTGCTGAGCCTTCTGTCAGCCGCAGGCCTGATCGCCTTCAGCAGCCACCTGCTCCTGTGGAGAAAGGAAG CTCGACAGGACATGGAGACACAGAGGAATGAGAAGGTCTACCTCTCACACTTG AACTCCCTGATGTTTTCTCTGAGCCTTCCTTGGATCTGA
- the CD300LG gene encoding CMRF35-like molecule 9 isoform X6 → MRLLVLIWGCLVLPGYEALEGPKEISRFEGDTVSLRCTYREELRDHRKYWCRKGGLLFPRCSGTIYAGKEGQETTEGRVSIHDNRQELSLIVTLWNLTLQDAGKYWCGVEKRGPDESLLISLFVFPGPCCPPSPSPTFQLLATTRLQPKAKTQQTQPPGLTSPGLYPAGTTAKQGKTGAEATPFPGTSRYGHKRTSQYAATSPHAATSPPAGSSRPPKQLDSTSAEDASPALSSGSSKPRVSIPMVRILAPVLVLLSLLSAAGLIAFSSHLLLWRKEARQDMETQRNEKVYLSHLPLGNGRDTEDAVINIAGSMGPLTIPEPSPGLHTEIQYLSQTTEEEEAPSQAPEGDVISMPPLHTSEEELGFSKFVSV, encoded by the exons ATGCGGCTTCTGGTCCTGATATGGGGTTGCCTGGTGCTCCCAG GTTATGAAGCCCTGGAGGGCCCGAAGGAAATCAGTAGGTTCGAAGGGGACACTGTGTCCCTGCGGTGCACCTATAGGGAAGAGCTGAGGGACCACCGGAAGTACTGGTGCAGGAAGGGTGGGCTCCTCTTCCCTCGCTGCTCTGGCACCATCTATGCGGGAAAAGAAGGCCAGGAGACGACAGAGGGCAGGGTGTCCATCCATGACAACCGCCAGGAGCTCTCGCTAATTGTGACACTGTGGAACCTCACCCTACAAGACGCTGGGAAGTACTGGTGTGGGGTCGAAAAACGGGGCCCCGATGAGTCTTTACTGATATCTCTGTTCGTCTTTCCAG GACCCTGctgtcctccctccccttctcccacctTCCAGCTTCTGGCTACAACACGCCTGCAGCCCAAGGCAAAAACTCAGCAAACCCAGCCCCCAggattga CTTCTCCTGGGCTCTACCCAGCAGGAACCACAGCCAAGCAGGGGAAGACAGGGGCTGAGGCCACTCCATTCCCAGGGACTTCCCGGTACGGGCACAAAAGAACTTCTCAGTACGCAGCAACCTCTCCTCATGCAGCGACCTCTCCTCCTGCAGGGAGCTCCCGCCCCCCAAAGCAGCTGGACTCCACCTCAGCAGAGGATGCCAGTCCAGCTCTCAGCAGCGGCAGCTCTAAGCCCAG GGTGTCCATCCCAATGGTCCGCATACTGGCCCCAGTCCTGGTGCTGCTGAGCCTTCTGTCAGCCGCAGGCCTGATCGCCTTCAGCAGCCACCTGCTCCTGTGGAGAAAGGAAG CTCGACAGGACATGGAGACACAGAGGAATGAGAAGGTCTACCTCTCACACTTG CCACTGGGGAATGGCCGGGACACAGAGGACGCCGTGATCAACATTGCAGGGTCCATGGGGCCTCTCACCATCCCTGAGCCCTCTCCCGGCCTCCACACAGAGATCCAGTATCTAAGCCAG ACTACAGAGGAAGAGGAAGCCCCTTCCCAGGCCCCCGAGGGGGACGTGATCTCGATGCCTCCCCTCCACACATCTGAGGAGGAGCTGGGTTTCTCGAAGTTTGTCTCAGTGTAG
- the CD300LG gene encoding CMRF35-like molecule 9 isoform X2, with protein MRLLVLIWGCLVLPGYEALEGPKEISRFEGDTVSLRCTYREELRDHRKYWCRKGGLLFPRCSGTIYAGKEGQETTEGRVSIHDNRQELSLIVTLWNLTLQDAGKYWCGVEKRGPDESLLISLFVFPGPCCPPSPSPTFQLLATTRLQPKAKTQQTQPPGLTGTTAKQGKTGAEATPFPGTSRYGHKRTSQYAATSPHAATSPPAGSSRPPKQLDSTSAEDASPALSSGSSKPRVSIPMVRILAPVLVLLSLLSAAGLIAFSSHLLLWRKEARQDMETQRNEKVYLSHLMKKYRLGFADAAAEESPVLLAMINPTVFFDIAVDGEPLGRVSFELFADKVPKTAENFRALSTGEKGFGYKGSCFHRIIPGFMGQGGDFTRHNGTGGKSIYGEKFEDENFILKHTGPGILSMANAGPNTNGSQFFICTAKTEWLDGKHVVFGKVKEGMNIVEAMERFGSRNGKTSKKITIADCGQLE; from the exons ATGCGGCTTCTGGTCCTGATATGGGGTTGCCTGGTGCTCCCAG GTTATGAAGCCCTGGAGGGCCCGAAGGAAATCAGTAGGTTCGAAGGGGACACTGTGTCCCTGCGGTGCACCTATAGGGAAGAGCTGAGGGACCACCGGAAGTACTGGTGCAGGAAGGGTGGGCTCCTCTTCCCTCGCTGCTCTGGCACCATCTATGCGGGAAAAGAAGGCCAGGAGACGACAGAGGGCAGGGTGTCCATCCATGACAACCGCCAGGAGCTCTCGCTAATTGTGACACTGTGGAACCTCACCCTACAAGACGCTGGGAAGTACTGGTGTGGGGTCGAAAAACGGGGCCCCGATGAGTCTTTACTGATATCTCTGTTCGTCTTTCCAG GACCCTGctgtcctccctccccttctcccacctTCCAGCTTCTGGCTACAACACGCCTGCAGCCCAAGGCAAAAACTCAGCAAACCCAGCCCCCAggattga CAGGAACCACAGCCAAGCAGGGGAAGACAGGGGCTGAGGCCACTCCATTCCCAGGGACTTCCCGGTACGGGCACAAAAGAACTTCTCAGTACGCAGCAACCTCTCCTCATGCAGCGACCTCTCCTCCTGCAGGGAGCTCCCGCCCCCCAAAGCAGCTGGACTCCACCTCAGCAGAGGATGCCAGTCCAGCTCTCAGCAGCGGCAGCTCTAAGCCCAG GGTGTCCATCCCAATGGTCCGCATACTGGCCCCAGTCCTGGTGCTGCTGAGCCTTCTGTCAGCCGCAGGCCTGATCGCCTTCAGCAGCCACCTGCTCCTGTGGAGAAAGGAAG CTCGACAGGACATGGAGACACAGAGGAATGAGAAGGTCTACCTCTCACACTTG atgaagaaatacaGGCTCGGCTTTGCAGACGCTGCCGCCGAGGAAAGTCCTGTACTACTAGCCATGATCAACCCTACCGTGTTCTTCGACATTGCCGTCGACGGCGAGCCCTTGGGCCGCGTCTCCTTCGAGCTGTTTGCAGACAAGgttccaaagacagcagaaaattttcgtgctctgagcactggagagaaaggatttggttataagggttcctgctttcacagaattattccagggtttatgggtcagggtggtgacttcacacgccataatggcactggtggcaagtccatctatggggagaaatttgaagatgagaacttcatcctaaagcatacaggtcctggcatcttgtccatggcaaatgctggacccaacacaaatggttcccagtttttcatctgcactgccaagactgagtggttggatggcaagcatgtggtctttggcaaagtgaaagaaggcatgaaTATTGTGGAGGCCATGGAGCGCTTTGGGTCCAGGAATGGCAAGACCAGCAAGAAGATCACCATTGCTGACTGTGGACAACTTGAATAA
- the CD300LG gene encoding CMRF35-like molecule 9 isoform X4 has translation MRLLVLIWGCLVLPGYEALEGPKEISRFEGDTVSLRCTYREELRDHRKYWCRKGGLLFPRCSGTIYAGKEGQETTEGRVSIHDNRQELSLIVTLWNLTLQDAGKYWCGVEKRGPDESLLISLFVFPGPCCPPSPSPTFQLLATTRLQPKAKTQQTQPPGLRSSRPPKQLDSTSAEDASPALSSGSSKPRVSIPMVRILAPVLVLLSLLSAAGLIAFSSHLLLWRKEARQDMETQRNEKVYLSHLMKKYRLGFADAAAEESPVLLAMINPTVFFDIAVDGEPLGRVSFELFADKVPKTAENFRALSTGEKGFGYKGSCFHRIIPGFMGQGGDFTRHNGTGGKSIYGEKFEDENFILKHTGPGILSMANAGPNTNGSQFFICTAKTEWLDGKHVVFGKVKEGMNIVEAMERFGSRNGKTSKKITIADCGQLE, from the exons ATGCGGCTTCTGGTCCTGATATGGGGTTGCCTGGTGCTCCCAG GTTATGAAGCCCTGGAGGGCCCGAAGGAAATCAGTAGGTTCGAAGGGGACACTGTGTCCCTGCGGTGCACCTATAGGGAAGAGCTGAGGGACCACCGGAAGTACTGGTGCAGGAAGGGTGGGCTCCTCTTCCCTCGCTGCTCTGGCACCATCTATGCGGGAAAAGAAGGCCAGGAGACGACAGAGGGCAGGGTGTCCATCCATGACAACCGCCAGGAGCTCTCGCTAATTGTGACACTGTGGAACCTCACCCTACAAGACGCTGGGAAGTACTGGTGTGGGGTCGAAAAACGGGGCCCCGATGAGTCTTTACTGATATCTCTGTTCGTCTTTCCAG GACCCTGctgtcctccctccccttctcccacctTCCAGCTTCTGGCTACAACACGCCTGCAGCCCAAGGCAAAAACTCAGCAAACCCAGCCCCCAggattga GGAGCTCCCGCCCCCCAAAGCAGCTGGACTCCACCTCAGCAGAGGATGCCAGTCCAGCTCTCAGCAGCGGCAGCTCTAAGCCCAG GGTGTCCATCCCAATGGTCCGCATACTGGCCCCAGTCCTGGTGCTGCTGAGCCTTCTGTCAGCCGCAGGCCTGATCGCCTTCAGCAGCCACCTGCTCCTGTGGAGAAAGGAAG CTCGACAGGACATGGAGACACAGAGGAATGAGAAGGTCTACCTCTCACACTTG atgaagaaatacaGGCTCGGCTTTGCAGACGCTGCCGCCGAGGAAAGTCCTGTACTACTAGCCATGATCAACCCTACCGTGTTCTTCGACATTGCCGTCGACGGCGAGCCCTTGGGCCGCGTCTCCTTCGAGCTGTTTGCAGACAAGgttccaaagacagcagaaaattttcgtgctctgagcactggagagaaaggatttggttataagggttcctgctttcacagaattattccagggtttatgggtcagggtggtgacttcacacgccataatggcactggtggcaagtccatctatggggagaaatttgaagatgagaacttcatcctaaagcatacaggtcctggcatcttgtccatggcaaatgctggacccaacacaaatggttcccagtttttcatctgcactgccaagactgagtggttggatggcaagcatgtggtctttggcaaagtgaaagaaggcatgaaTATTGTGGAGGCCATGGAGCGCTTTGGGTCCAGGAATGGCAAGACCAGCAAGAAGATCACCATTGCTGACTGTGGACAACTTGAATAA
- the CD300LG gene encoding CMRF35-like molecule 9 isoform X5 yields MRLLVLIWGCLVLPGYEALEGPKEISRFEGDTVSLRCTYREELRDHRKYWCRKGGLLFPRCSGTIYAGKEGQETTEGRVSIHDNRQELSLIVTLWNLTLQDAGKYWCGVEKRGPDESLLISLFVFPGSSRPPKQLDSTSAEDASPALSSGSSKPRVSIPMVRILAPVLVLLSLLSAAGLIAFSSHLLLWRKEARQDMETQRNEKVYLSHLMKKYRLGFADAAAEESPVLLAMINPTVFFDIAVDGEPLGRVSFELFADKVPKTAENFRALSTGEKGFGYKGSCFHRIIPGFMGQGGDFTRHNGTGGKSIYGEKFEDENFILKHTGPGILSMANAGPNTNGSQFFICTAKTEWLDGKHVVFGKVKEGMNIVEAMERFGSRNGKTSKKITIADCGQLE; encoded by the exons ATGCGGCTTCTGGTCCTGATATGGGGTTGCCTGGTGCTCCCAG GTTATGAAGCCCTGGAGGGCCCGAAGGAAATCAGTAGGTTCGAAGGGGACACTGTGTCCCTGCGGTGCACCTATAGGGAAGAGCTGAGGGACCACCGGAAGTACTGGTGCAGGAAGGGTGGGCTCCTCTTCCCTCGCTGCTCTGGCACCATCTATGCGGGAAAAGAAGGCCAGGAGACGACAGAGGGCAGGGTGTCCATCCATGACAACCGCCAGGAGCTCTCGCTAATTGTGACACTGTGGAACCTCACCCTACAAGACGCTGGGAAGTACTGGTGTGGGGTCGAAAAACGGGGCCCCGATGAGTCTTTACTGATATCTCTGTTCGTCTTTCCAG GGAGCTCCCGCCCCCCAAAGCAGCTGGACTCCACCTCAGCAGAGGATGCCAGTCCAGCTCTCAGCAGCGGCAGCTCTAAGCCCAG GGTGTCCATCCCAATGGTCCGCATACTGGCCCCAGTCCTGGTGCTGCTGAGCCTTCTGTCAGCCGCAGGCCTGATCGCCTTCAGCAGCCACCTGCTCCTGTGGAGAAAGGAAG CTCGACAGGACATGGAGACACAGAGGAATGAGAAGGTCTACCTCTCACACTTG atgaagaaatacaGGCTCGGCTTTGCAGACGCTGCCGCCGAGGAAAGTCCTGTACTACTAGCCATGATCAACCCTACCGTGTTCTTCGACATTGCCGTCGACGGCGAGCCCTTGGGCCGCGTCTCCTTCGAGCTGTTTGCAGACAAGgttccaaagacagcagaaaattttcgtgctctgagcactggagagaaaggatttggttataagggttcctgctttcacagaattattccagggtttatgggtcagggtggtgacttcacacgccataatggcactggtggcaagtccatctatggggagaaatttgaagatgagaacttcatcctaaagcatacaggtcctggcatcttgtccatggcaaatgctggacccaacacaaatggttcccagtttttcatctgcactgccaagactgagtggttggatggcaagcatgtggtctttggcaaagtgaaagaaggcatgaaTATTGTGGAGGCCATGGAGCGCTTTGGGTCCAGGAATGGCAAGACCAGCAAGAAGATCACCATTGCTGACTGTGGACAACTTGAATAA